Proteins from a single region of Aythya fuligula isolate bAytFul2 chromosome 3, bAytFul2.pri, whole genome shotgun sequence:
- the POU3F2 gene encoding POU domain, class 3, transcription factor 2, translating to MATAASNHYSLLASGSPMVHAEPPGGMQPGGGYRDAGALVQADYALQSNGHPLSHAHQWIAALSHGGPGGPGGGGGGGGGGGGGGGGGGGGEAPWAAGALGQPDIKPAVVQPGGRGDELPPPPPQHPPPGRAPHLVHHGGGGGGGGAGHHAAAAAAAAAAAAAAAWRAGGAAHLPPGMAAANGGQAAGLLYSQPPGFTVNGMLGAAQPALHHHGLRDAHDEPPGPPPGPPGPPHHGAEHGGPPPPPPPPHGPHPGAAGPPPPPAAPPGAPHHEAHSDEDTPTSDDLEQFAKQFKQRRIKLGFTQADVGLALGTLYGNVFSQTTICRFEALQLSFKNMCKLKPLLNKWLEEADSSSGSPTSIDKIAAQGRKRKKRTSIEVSVKGALESHFLKCPKPSAQEITSLADSLQLEKEVVRVWFCNRRQKEKRMTPPGGTLPGAEDVYGASRDTPPHHGVQTPVQ from the coding sequence ATGGCGACCGCAGCCTCCAACCACTACAGCCTGCTCGCCTCCGGCTCGCCCATGGTGCACGCCGAGCCGCCCGGCGGCATGCAGCCCGGCGGCGGCTACCGCGACGCGGGCGCGCTGGTGCAGGCGGACTACGCGCTGCAGAGCAACGGGCACCCGCTGAGCCACGCTCACCAGTGGATCGCCGCGCTGTCCCACGGCGGCCCCGGcgggcccggcggcgggggcggcggcggcggcggcggcggcggcgggggaggcggcggcggcggcggcgaggcgCCGTGGGCGGCGGGCGCGCTGGGCCAGCCCGACATCAAGCCGGCCGTGGTGCAGCCGGGCGGGCGCGGCGACgagctgccgccgccgccgccgcagcaCCCGCCGCCGGGCCGGGCGCCGCACCTGGTGCAccacggcggcggcggcggcggcggcggcgccgggcaCCAcgcggcggccgcggcggcggcggcggcggcggcggcggcggcggcgtggcgggcgggcggcgcggcgcaCCTGCCGCCCGGCATGGCCGCGGCCAACGgcgggcaggcggcggggcTGCTGTACTCGCAGCCGCCCGGCTTCACCGTCAACGGCATGCTGGGCGCCGCGCAGCCCGCCCTGCACCACCACGGCCTGCGCGACGCGCACGACGAGccccccgggccgccccccgggccccccgGGCCGCCGCACCACGGCGCCGAGCACggggggccgccgccgccgccgccgccgccccacGGCCCGCACCCGGGCGCggccgggccgccgccgccgcccgccgcgccccccGGGGCGCCGCACCACGAGGCGCACTCGGACGAGGACACGCCGACGTCGGACGACCTGGAGCAGTTCGCCAAGCAGTTCAAGCAGCGGCGGATAAAGCTGGGATTTACCCAAGCGGACGTGGGGCTGGCGCTGGGCACGCTGTACGGCAACGTCTTCTCGCAGACCACCATCTGCCGCTTCGAGGCCCTGCAGCTGAGCTTCAAGAACATGTGCAAGCTGAAGCCTTTGTTGAACAAGTGGTTGGAGGAGGCGGACTCCTCCTCGGGCAGCCCCACCAGCATAGACAAGATCGCGGCGCAGGGCCGCAAGCGGAAAAAGCGCACCTCCATCGAGGTGAGCGTCAAGGGCGCGCTGGAGAGCCACTTCCTCAAGTGCCCCAAGCCCTCGGCCCAGGAGATCACCTCGCTGGCGGACAGCCtacagctggagaaggaggtggTGAGAGTGTGGTTTTGTAacaggagacagaaagagaagcgCATGACGCCCCCGGGAGGGACGCTGCCGGGCGCCGAGGACGTGTACGGGGCCAGCAGGGACACGCCGCCGCACCACGGGGTGCAGACCCCCGTGCAGTGA